CATCTCAAGATTATTTTTTTCAACTTTACTGGTATTTATTATTTTATTAATACCTCCGTTTTTTATTACAATTCTCTTATTTCCCATCAATGCTAAAATAGGATCATGTGTGGACATTAAAACTATTTTTTCTCTCTTCACCAAAAACTCTATAGCCTTTTTTCTATCTACTCCAGCATTTTCTATTTCGTCTATAAGCACTATAGGTGATTTACTAAGCAGTGCTGTATCAGCTATCATAAGTGCTCTAGATTGCCCTCCACTAAGCTGTGTAACTGGTACATCTGCCGAAAACTTTTCTCCCGCCAAATCATTTGCACATTTAATTATAGACTTCACTATTTCATCTATATTCTTAACTCTACGACTTTCTGCATGCCTAGTAATAAATTCCGAAGTTGTTACGTCCATTATAAAATTCATATTTTGAGATAATTGTGCAATAAGCTTATTCTCTATAGAAAAACGTTTATCTTCCTCTGGAACCTTACCATTAACAAGTATTTGCCTGCCTGTAGGAGTATCGTTTTGTGCTAAACATTCAATATCTTCTAATAACCTGCTTTTACCAGAGCCTGTAGGTCCAACTATTGATATTATTTCTCCCCTATTCAAAGTTATGCTCAAATCTTCTCTTTCTCTAAGCTTGTTGTATCCTCCAATTATAGTTACAGAATTCACAATACTGCTTTCATCTTCCTTGGTTTTTTCCATATTGTCAATAAAAGAAATAAAATTTTCTAATATCTGATCTCTTCCAATACCGAGATCATCTAAATTTTCATCTGAAAATTCACTAACCAATTGTTTCATGGTAAGATTCTTATCAAAACTTTTAATACCTGCAGAATTAAAAAAACTATCCGCATAAGGATATTTAGCAATCACATTTAATATTTTTATATCTAATATTTCATTATTTATGGTATCTTCCATAAGACTACCTGCTACTCAAAATATGGTCAAACGTATCCATATTGAGACTTTTACTGCTTCAATGTACTCTGCCTTGCCTCTGCCTTGCCGAAGCTACTACAGTTTGTATAGCACTCCACAGTCGTTAATTCCCCAAATAGCCTTGGGTACACATATAAGTGCTTGTTTAATTAAGCTGTCTTATATTTTTTAGCATTAGCTAAATTTATTGAAGCATTTAAATCTCTATCTATTGAGGCATTACAATTATCACATTTATATACCCTATCAGATAGTTTTAAATCCTTTTTAATGTATCCACAACAACTACAAATTTTACTACTTGCATAAAATCTATCAGCTAATCTTATTTCAATATCATTCTGTTTAGCTTTAGAAATAAGTTTAGTTCTAAATTCATAGAATTTTTGTTGTGATACAGATTTAGCTAAATGCCTGTTCTTCATCATTCCCTTAATATTTAAATCTTCTATTGTTATAAATCGTGGTTTTTGATTTATTAAATCACTAACAACTTTGTTTATATAATCAGTTCTAATGTTAGTAAGTCTTTGATGAAGTTTTTGTACCTTAACTACTTGCTTTTGGATATTTTGACGAGTAACTTCTCCTTTCATTTTCTTATTTCTTAATTTTAAACTTTCATATTTCCTTGAAAGTTTTCTTTGTTCTCTTTTTAATTTCTTTTCTATCTTTTTAACTTTAGCAGTTTTATTAATGTTCTTTTTACTATTTCCATTAGAAGAAACTGCAAATTCTTTAAGCCCAGCATCAATACCTATACCTTTAGAAAATGCTTTATCATTTACTTTAATTCCTTCTTCAACTAATATTGAAACATAATATCTATCTGATTTTTGGCTTATTGTACCACTTTTAACCATTGAATTTACTGGGATATAACCAAATTCTTTAAATCTAATCCATCCTAATGTTGGCACTTTAACTCTATGTCTTTCAATTGTCCAATCTGTTTTATTGTTTTTAGGAAAGTACGCTTTTACATCTTGTTTTTTCTTCTTCTTGAATTTAGGAAATCTGCTTTCGCCCTTAAAAAACTTTTTAAAAGCTTTCTCACCATTCATAATAGCTTGTTTTGTAGCTTTGGAAGATACTTCTTTAATCCAAACTTTATCTTGATTATTAGGGATATACTCATTGTTAAGTCATTTAGAAAAGTCCATACCACTAATAAACTTCTCTTCTTTTTTATAAACTTCTTTATTATGGGAGATGTAAAAGTTATATATAAACCTGCTTACACCAATAGTTTGATGAATTTTTTGTTTTTGTTCATCAGTAGGTTTAATCTCTATTTTGTATGCTTTTTTCAACTTCTTCATCTTCCTTTATCCTTTTTTATATTTTCTTAAACCATAAATTCTACAACTAAAAACACGAAGTATGGAAATTATATCTTGAACTAATAATCTTCTATTATTTCATCTACAATAATACCTTTTGCGTTAGCATACTGTTTAAGAAACTCAACTTGATTTTTCAAATTATCTTTTTGATTAGAAGTTGAAACTCTTGTGTATATAACTGTTCTTTTTTCAGATTTGAATATATTTATATATATTCTTACGAACTAACGATATCCTCCTTAAAAGGTCATTTTTTTAATATTGCCATTTTGATACTCTTTTCCTATTTTTGTCTGTCCAAGGCAGTAGGAACAAACCGCTGCAGGCATTGGAAATCTTAATCTTTTATTAGTAATCTCATTTATAGTACTATTATCTTTTAATTTTTTGCCTAATTCATAAGCGCCTTGACCTGTTATACCATTTACAAATACAATTTTAGCATTTGGATTTGCTTGTTTTATTTCAAATGCAAACACTTCTCTTTCTGCTTGAGAAACTATATCTCCTTTAGTAACTACAACTATATCTGCAAATTTAAGCATTGGTCCTATTTTTTTAGGTGTATTTATACCAGATAGATTATCGATAACACATACTGCTGGAATTTCTTTTATATGAGGTGAACATCTATTACAAAGTCCTGCACTTTCAGTTATAAGTATATCTAATCCCTCTTTTACTCCCCATTGTACACATTCTTCAATATTACTTACAAAAAAATGATCAGGACAAAGACTTCCTGATAGTCCAACCTTTACAGGCACATTTAATTTTTCATATAAAACATTATCAAAAGATGATAAGCAATCAAATTTAATAACACCAATCTTAGTCCCTTCTGATCTCAAAACTTCAATTGTCTTTAAAATTACTGAAGTTTTACCAGAGGATGGAGGCCCTGATACTGTAATTAACTTCATATAACCACTCTTTCTATATTTTATTTTAGATAGAATTCACCAATTAACAATCTAATTCAAAAAATATATTTATGCTAATTCTAATATTAGGCAAGTAATTCATATAACATATTCAATATTTTTACACTTTATTATACAATAAAATCGAGTACTAATAAAAATTCATCGCATTACTTGCCTAATTAAATATATCTATTACTTATTGTGCCATTCTTTTATAAACATGGTATTTGTTGTATTCCTTACTTCTTCCATGTCATTTTCTCTTATATAATCCCATCCCAGCCATTTAAATTTTGCATTTTCTGGCAATTTATTATCAACTTTTGAATTTAATGATGGAAAATAACTATCTGCAAGTTTACTTCCCAAGTCTTCGCCCATGACAAAATTTATAAGGGTATCCATTTCTGAAACTTTTGATTCCTTTGCAATCATGCACATAGGGTTAATAAGTGCTCCATCTTCAGGCCATACTATAGCTACCTTTTCTGCATTAGGACAAGTTTTTGCAAAAAACCAAGACATAACATATATTGCTGCTCCCTCTTGATTCATTGTACCTGCAGTCTTTGACATCTTAGATGGATGCCAAAGGCTCTTGGTATTTTTAACCAATTTCTTTACTCCATTTTCTCCATATTCTTTATAGATATATAATACTGCTGAATCACTTAGTTCCTCTGATGTTCCCCCCACTATTATATTATCCTTATAAACAGGATCTAATAAGTCACCCCAATTCTTAGGCATGGGAAGATCCCCTAATTTTTTCTTATCTACAAGTATTACACTTGGGGACACTCCATACATATTATATACACCCTTAGGATCAATACATCCTGCTTCTAAAAACTCCTTATTTATGTTTTTTTCATCTCTAAAATACTTAAAATGTCCTTTGTCTACCAAGTCATTCATAAATCCATTTCTAAATTCATCTTTAAATCCATTGGCAGCAGCAACATCTGGAAAATCATCTATATTTTTTGCATCCCATATGCTGCTAAGGTCTGCTTTACAACTACAGCCTGAAGGAACATAACCTTTTAATTTTATGTTTTTTTTATCCCTATGTTCTATTACGGCCTTCTCAAGTTCTTCTTTAAAAGTCTGTCTTACACTACACGCTATTATCCCCAAAAAATTTAAGTCATTTAAATTACAATCATCATCCAATAAAATACTATCCTCCATTAAATCTAAATCCATATTAATACCCTCCTAAAATTTTAAGTTTTTAATTTTATACCCTTCATAAGCACTAAACATGAGATGCCTTATATACATAGCTGTATTAACTTTTAATTTATATTTACCTATATATAATTTATGGATAAAATGATACTCTATTTAATTCTCACTATATTAGTTCCAAAGTCAACTGGTTTTCCAAAATAGACCCAAGTAGTTGAAATTGCATCTACTCCTGTTTTTGCATATTCTTCAACATTATTAGAATTAATTCCTCCTGTGCCTATAAGGGTAATTTTGTAGTCAATATTTCTTACTTCCTCTACCATACTTTTTAAGTCTTTTGGAGGAATTTTATCAAACTGAATGCCATCCACCCCTGCTTTACTAAATTTTATAGCATCCTCTAAAGACTCAACTTCAACAATAATCTTTTTTTCACAAGCTTTTGATTTTATATTTTCAAACTGTGAAATTAATCCATCTACTCCATTCATAAAATTCATGTGCTTCTCAAAAATTAATATAGTTTCAGATAATCCAAGCCTATGAGGATATGCCCCTCCAGCTATAGCTGATTTTATTGATAATTCTTTAGTACCAGGAAACACTTTTCTAGTAGTAAAGAGTTCTATTTTAGGATTAATTTTTTTTGCTCTATCAACTAAAGTTCTAGTCCTAGTTGCTATACCTGAACAATATTCAAGTATGTTTGAAGATAACTTCCATGCCATATGCAAATCCTGGGCGTAACCTTCACCCCCTAATACAACCTCACCTGCTAAAACATTGGTCCCGCTTGGCATATATTCTATAATTTTTATATTTAATTTTTTAAATATTCTAACAATCTCTTCCGTCCCACTAATTGTTGCATTTTCTCTTGAAATGAACTCTATCTTTCCTTTTTTTTTTCCTATATCTAATATTAAAGTAGTTAAATCAATATAAGGTATGTCTTCCTTGATAAATTTATCTATAGTATCATCTGTAATATATATTATTATCATCCCCTTTTCCCCATACATAATATTAATATTATTATTATACTATATTTGCCTAAATTTTACTGAACTATTCAACCTACTTTTAATGAATTTTCTGAAAAAATTTTGATATGCAGTATGACATATAAAATTAATTTTAAATAATTATATAACTAGCTATATTAATTTATACTTTGAAAATACAGATTTTAAGACATATTTATAATTTTCAATATCTGATTACGAAATATCTATATATTAATATAAATTATAAACATTTTAATACAAAAATCAAGTTATATATATCAATTAAATATTTGTTATAAGATTTGTATATAGATATTTATGACGGTTTTTCTTTTCTAGTATCACAAATTATATCCGCTTTACGTCTCTTAATTGTGTTTACTCCATTTATAGTAAATCCATATATTTCTTTTAAAAACTTTTCTTTATCAAAAGCTCCCTTCTCAATATCATATAATTTTTTTTCTAATCTGCCAGTATAATCGGTATCCAAAAGTTCCTTTACAGGAAATATTTCAATAAGTTTTAATCCCTTTTCTGTAATCAAAAGAGATTTACCTTTTTGCTCTATATAGCCTGCATACTTTAATTTATTTATTGTTTCCGCTCTAGTAGCTGCTGTACCTATAGAATAACCATATAAAATTTGTGTTTCTTCTTCAGCTTCGTTATCATTTCCATTATTTTTTCCACAAGTCTCCATAGCCTTTAATAGTGTTTTTTCAGTATGATGAGCTGGAGGTTTAGTTTTTTTAGTTATAATTTTAATAGATTCCATAATAACTTTATCTTTCTTTTCTACTGGTGGAAGAAGTTCATCCTTTTTTTCCTCTTTGTATAATTTTAACCACCCTTTAACTTTTAGAATTTTACCTTTAGTGGAAAACAATCTATCATAATTTTCACCTTTTACACTGGTTACTATTTCCGTATTTTCATATTTTGCTGCCTCCATAAATTGAGACAAAAATCTATTTTTAATTGCATCATATACTGTCTTTTCATCGCCAGTTAAATTTTTAGGAATCAGATAGGTAGGCATTATTGCACTATGACTCTCTACTTTTTCATTATTAAAAACTTTTTTTGATTCACTGAAAATTATCTCATCCTTAAAGTCAAATGGGACTTTTAAAATATCCAATACATGCTTCGCTTTATCCTTTATACTTTCTTCAAGAGCAGTACTCTCTGTTCTCGGATAAGTTATATATTTCTTTTCATATAGACTCTGAGCTATTTTTAAAACCTTATCCGCAGTATATCCTTTATATTTACTTGTTATGTATCCCTGTAAATTACTCAGATTAAATAAGCTAGGTGAATTTTCTTTTTTTACCTGTACTATTTTCTCTATTATAATTCCATCTTTGCCCTGTATTTCATCCTTTAATCTTTGGACATCCTTTTTATTAGGAAATTTATCTTTTTTGCCATAAAAAAACTTCCCCTTATACATACCTTTTTCATTTTTAAAATTTCCAATCAACTCAAAAAATTCTTCAACTTTAAAATTTTTTATTTGCATTTCCCTATCGTATATCATTTTTAATGTTGGCATTAACACTCTTCCTATATTCAAAAGATTACCTTTACCACGCGTATATTTCATAGTGGCTATTGAAGTAAAATTAATTCCTATAACCCAATCTGCCAACTGTCTGCTTAATCCTGCATCCTGTAAAGACTTCATTTCTGAAGCTTTCTTAAGATTATTTAATCCTTTTTTTATTTCCTTCGGTGTCCATTCATTAATTAATATTCTATATACAGGCTTATTAATTTTTAAATAATTTATTATAAGAAAAGCTATCAGTTCCCCTTCCCTGTCATAATCTGTAGCCACTATAATTTCTGTAACTTCATTTTTATTTATAAGATCACCTATTACATTAAGTTGTTTTTTTGCTCCCACATCAACACTATTTCTATTTTTACTATCATTTTTTATTTTATATTTAAATTCTTTGGGTATATAGGGAAAATTATCAAAACTCCATAGAGCTAATTTGGAATCATAATCCTTACAATCATACAATGTTAGTAAATGACCAAAGGCCCATGTCACTATATAATCTTTTCCTTCAATATATCCATTTTTTTTGTTTTTACACTCCAGTGCTTCCGCAATATTTCTAGCTACAGAAGGCTTTTCTGCTAATAATATTTTACTCATATCCTCACCATCACAATTTATTAACCAACTGGTGGGTGCCTATAAAAACTATAAGCACCCACCAGTTGGTTCAAAGCCAATCTTATTCTTTAAAATTACCTATTTTTCTAAACCTATTATATCTTTCTTGTAAAAGTAAACCTTTATCTTTATCCATAAGCTTTGGAAGCTCTTCAATAAGCGCATTTTTTACACTGTCAAACACAAACTTTGCATTAGCATCTGCTCCACCTTCCGGCTCCTCTATAATTCTTTCAATGATTTCATAATTCTTTAAGTCCTGTGCAGTTATTTTCATAACTTCCGCAGCTTCCTTGGACCTTCTGGAATCCTTCCATAGTATAGATGCAAATCCCTCCGGTGAAAGTACTGAATAGATAGAATTTTCAAGCATCCAAACTTGATCCGCTACAGCTAAAGCCAATGCTCCTCCGCTTCCACCTTCTCCGATAACTACAGATATTACAGGGGTTTTCAGTTGAGACATTTCAATAAGATTTTTTGCAATTGCCTCACCTTGTCCTCTCTCTTCAGCTCCAACTCCACAATAAGCCCCTGAAGTATCTACAAAACAAATAACAGGTCTTTTAAATTTTTCAGCCTGCTTCATAAGTCTGAGAGCTTTTCTGTATCCTTCCGGATTTGGCATTCCAAAATTTCTCTCTATATTTTCTTTAGTATCTCTTCCCTTTTGTTCTCCTATTACAGTAACAGATATACCATTAAACTTAGCTATACCTCCTACAATAGCAGGGTCATCTCCAAACACTCTATCTCCATGCAATTCTATAAAATCGTCAAATATATTTTCTATATAATCAAGCGATGTAGGTCTCTCCACTTTTCTAGCAATAGTTAGCTTTTCCCAAGCTGATAAATTTCTTTTATTTTCATTATCCAACTCATATCACCTCAATCCCCAACTGATTAATAAGTTTTATTTTAGATGTATTTAGACTAATAATATAAAAAGAATCATTCCTTTTATCTTCATATTTTACAATTCAACTTATTAAATTTATTAATTATCTGGTAAAAGTTTTTCAAGAATATCCTTTAAATTCTTTCTTTCAACAATGCTATCAATAAATCCATGCTTAAGTAAAAATTCTGCTCTTTGGAATTCACTTGGTAACTTCTGATTTATAGTTTGTTCTATAACTCTTCTGCCTGCAAATCCTATAAGTGCTCCGGGTTCTGAAATTATTATATCTCCCAGCATAGCAAAACTTGCAGTAACCCCTCCTGTAGTAGGATCTGTAAGAACTGTAATATACAAAAGTCCTGCCTCTGCATGCCTTCCCAAGGCACTGCTAGTCTTTGCCATTTGCATTAAAGAGATTATTCCTTCCTGCATTCTAGCCCCTCCAGAAGCAGTAAATATTATTATTGGCAAAAATTTACTTGTAGCTGCTTCTATTGCTCTAGTAATCTTCTCTCCTACTACGGAACCCATACTTGCCATCATAAAATTACTATCCATAACAGCAATAACTGTACTTTTGCCATTTATATTACCCATACCTGTAATAACAGCATCATTAAGTTCTGTCTTCTCCGCTTCTTTTTTGGTCTTTTCCTCATAATCGGGAAAATTCAAGGGATTTAATGGCTTCATATCTGAATCAAATTCAATAAAAGTATTCTCATCTATTATAACTTTTATTCTCTCTCTGGCATTTAATCTAAGATGCCCATTACAAGTTCCGCAAACCTTTAAATTTTCATTTAAATCATCTTTATATAATATACTTCCACATTTTGGGCACTTCACCCACATACCATCTGGTATTATGGGTAATTCTTCTTCGACTATATCTTCATTTTCATCTTTTATCTCAGTATTGCTAACAGTAATATATTTTCTTTTTCTAAATAACCCCATAAAAAATTCACCTAACCTTTACCACATATTTTTTATCTGAAGTAAAAAATCCTATGGAAAATAAATAATTTTATACTACTATTAATTTTAAATATAGTTTTATAAATTGAATTCTTTACTTATAAAACCTGTGTTATATTTTCCTTCTATAAATGCCTTATTGTTTATTATCCTATACTGAAAATCTATATTTGTATCTACACCTTCTATTATAAATTCTCCAAGTGCCCTTCTCATCCTGCTTATTGCTTCTTTTCTATCGCGACCATATACTATAAGTTTGCCTATCATTGAATCATATGTAGGTGGAATCACATATCCTTGATATGCTGCACTATCAAGTCTCACTCCCAGTCCACCTGGAGTATATAAATATTTTATCTCTCCTGGTGAAGGCATAAACCCTCTATCAGGATTTTCTGCATTAATACGACATTCTATAGCATGACCAGTAACTTTAATATCCTCCTGTTTAAAGGTTAATTCTTCTCCTGATGCAATATTAATCTGCTCTTTTAATAAATCTATTCCTGTAACCATTTCAGTAATAGGATGCTCTACTTGAATACGAGTATTCATTTCCATAAAATAATAATTACCATGTTTATCTAAAAGGAATTCTATTGTGCCTGCATTTTTATAATTAACGGCTTTTGCTGCTTTGACTGCTGCTTCTCCCATTTTCTTTCTTAGCTCTTCTGTCATAATAGGTGATGGTGCTTCCTCTAAAACTTTTTGATTTCTTCTCTGGATAGAGCAATCTCTTTCACCGAGATACACTATATTTCCAAAATCATCACCTAATATTTGAAACTCAATATGCTTTGGCTCTTCTACAAATTTCTCGATATACATAGTATCGTCGCCAAAAGCCACTTCTGCCTCTGATCTGGCAGTTTCAAATGCCTTCTTGAACTCACTTTCCTCTTTAACTATTCTTATACCTCTTCCGCCACCACCTGCAGAAGCTTTTATCATTACAGGGAATCCTATTTTCTTGGCTTGAAAAAGAGCGTCCTCTAAATCTTTTACAGCTCCTTCTGTACCAGGTATAACTGGCACTCCTGCTTTAATCATAATTTCTCTTGCCTTTGATTTGTTTCCCATATTATCAATAGTTTCAGGATCAGGACCTATAAATTTAATATTACATTCCTCACACATCTTTGCAAATTTACTGTTTTCAGATAAAAATCCAAATCCAGGATGGATAGCCTGTGCCCCAGTAAGTACCGTAGCACTTATTATATTTTGCATATTTAAATAACTATCTTTTGACTTTGCAGGACCAATACACACTGCTTCATCTGCTATTTGAGTATGCATAGCTTCTCTATCGATTTCTGAATAAACTGCAACTGTAGCTATTCCCATTTCTTGACAAGCTCTTATTACTCTAACTGCAATTTCGCCACGATTAGCAATTAATATTTTTTTAAGCATATCTATACTCTCCATTTCTAAAGTTTAGGCATGTGAAAATAAATAGTAAGTCAAAGATGCGACGAATATTTTGAATCCAACAAGGAAGCAGGTGACCAGGATAGTAGGATATCTGAGGTTCTGCTGACGCAGTAGGATTCAAAATAGGCTAGCATAATGACTAGTTATTTATTTAAATATACCTTAGTGTCTATAATTTTATTTTAACAATTATACCACCATAAACATTAGCTCACCCTCAGCTGCTTTTTTTCCATCTACCGTAGCTATACCTTTACCTACTATTGCTGGTCCTTTTATTTTAACAATTTCTACTTCAAGTTTCAAAACATCTCCTGGTATAACAGGTTTTCTAAATTTAGCGGATTTTATACCTGCAAATAAAGGTGTCTTTCCTTTATACTCCTCCATACTTAACATGGCTGTTCCACCTAATTGAGCTAATGCTTCTATTATTAATACACCTGGCATCACAGGATTACCTGGATAGTGACCCTGAAAAAAATGTTCATTAATAGTAACATTTTTATAACCCACTGCTCTCTTTCCAGGTTCAACTTCTTCAACTCTATCAACTAAAAGCATTGGATATCTATGTGGTATTATCTCCATTATTTGTTTTATATCTAAACTCATAACTGTTCCTCCACTTTGTTATAAGAACTCCTTATGGTTATATACAATCCATTTTTATTTTAGTTCTTATCTATTTTACTTTTATTTTAAATAAACTCTGTCCATACTCAACCATTTGCTCATTTTCTACTAATATATCCACTACTTCACCATCAAATTCTGACTGTATTTCATTCATAAGCTTCATGGCTTCTATAATACAAAGAGTATCTCCCTTTTTAACTTTGCTTCCAATCTCTACAAAAGCAGGTTCTTTTGGATCCCCTGAAGCATAGAAAGTTCCAACTATAGGGGAATTTACAGTTTTTAAATCTTTTTCATCTGTTGATGCAGTTATATTATTCACTGCTTCTTTATTTTCATTTGCAGCATTTTCTTTTATTTCAACCTGTTCTTCTTTTTTTTCTTCTAAGCTTTCTAAATTACTAGTAACACTAACTGAATTTTCAGCTACATCAGTTTGTGACCCTTTTTTCATAGTTATACGGATTCCTTCAGTTTCAATTTCAAGAAAAGTAAGTCCTTCTTCACCAGCTGTTTTGATAAGCTGTTGTATTGATTTATAATCCACTTAAATTACCTCCCGGTCCATTTCTTAAATAGAATAGTTGCATTATGACCACCAAATCCCAATGCATTAGATAATGCATAGTTTAAATCTGCCTTTCTGCCTAAGTCTGTAACATAATCCAAATCACACTCAGGATCTTTAACCTTTAATCCTATAGTAGGCGGTACACATCCATCCTGAAGAGCTTTAACCGATACAATAGCTTCAACAGCACCTGCTGCACCAAGTAAATGACCTGTCATAGATTTTGTTGAACTTACAGGAATTTTATATGCATAATCTCCAAAGACCTTTTTAATAGCTGCTGTTTCAGTTTTATCATTAGGAGGAGTACTAGTTCCATGAGCATTTATATAAGATACTTCTTTAGCTTCTATACCCGCTTCCTTAATAGCTATATCCATAGCTCTTGCTCCCTCAACTCCGCCTGGAGATGGAGATGTAATATGATAAGCATCACAAGTAGATCCATAACCAACTACTTCAGCATATATTTTAGCGTTTCTCTTTTTAGCATGTTCCAATTCTTCAAGTACAAGCACTCCGGATCCTTCTCCCATTATAAATCCATTTCTTTCTGCATCAAAAGGTATAGACGCTCTTTCAGGATCAGTACTTTTACTTAGTGCTGTCATTGATGCAAACCCTGCAATTGATATAGGGGTAATTGCCGCTTCAGTTCCTCCTGAAATTACTATATCTACTTCGCTGTTCCTTATCTTGTGAAAAGACTCTCCAATGGCATTATTAGCAGATGCACATGCTGTAACGATAGTAGTACATATTCCCTTAAGGCCGTATTCTATTGCTACATATCCTGAAGCCATATTACTTATTATCATAGGTATAAGCATAGGTGAAACTCTACCAGGTCCCTTTTCATTAAGCTTCTTTACCTGCTCTTCAATAGTACCTATTCCTCCAATTCCGCTTCCTAATATAACTCCTAC
This genomic window from Clostridium pasteurianum DSM 525 = ATCC 6013 contains:
- a CDS encoding acetyl-CoA carboxylase biotin carboxylase subunit, producing MLKKILIANRGEIAVRVIRACQEMGIATVAVYSEIDREAMHTQIADEAVCIGPAKSKDSYLNMQNIISATVLTGAQAIHPGFGFLSENSKFAKMCEECNIKFIGPDPETIDNMGNKSKAREIMIKAGVPVIPGTEGAVKDLEDALFQAKKIGFPVMIKASAGGGGRGIRIVKEESEFKKAFETARSEAEVAFGDDTMYIEKFVEEPKHIEFQILGDDFGNIVYLGERDCSIQRRNQKVLEEAPSPIMTEELRKKMGEAAVKAAKAVNYKNAGTIEFLLDKHGNYYFMEMNTRIQVEHPITEMVTGIDLLKEQINIASGEELTFKQEDIKVTGHAIECRINAENPDRGFMPSPGEIKYLYTPGGLGVRLDSAAYQGYVIPPTYDSMIGKLIVYGRDRKEAISRMRRALGEFIIEGVDTNIDFQYRIINNKAFIEGKYNTGFISKEFNL
- the fabZ gene encoding 3-hydroxyacyl-ACP dehydratase FabZ, which gives rise to MSLDIKQIMEIIPHRYPMLLVDRVEEVEPGKRAVGYKNVTINEHFFQGHYPGNPVMPGVLIIEALAQLGGTAMLSMEEYKGKTPLFAGIKSAKFRKPVIPGDVLKLEVEIVKIKGPAIVGKGIATVDGKKAAEGELMFMVV
- the accB gene encoding acetyl-CoA carboxylase biotin carboxyl carrier protein, translating into MDYKSIQQLIKTAGEEGLTFLEIETEGIRITMKKGSQTDVAENSVSVTSNLESLEEKKEEQVEIKENAANENKEAVNNITASTDEKDLKTVNSPIVGTFYASGDPKEPAFVEIGSKVKKGDTLCIIEAMKLMNEIQSEFDGEVVDILVENEQMVEYGQSLFKIKVK
- the fabF gene encoding beta-ketoacyl-ACP synthase II, which codes for MSRRVVITGMGAITPVGNDVETFWNSIKNGKCGIDEITLFDNTDFKAKLAAEVKDFNPEDYIEKKEARRMDRFCHFVMAASKEAVKDSGLNFEEIDKERVGVILGSGIGGIGTIEEQVKKLNEKGPGRVSPMLIPMIISNMASGYVAIEYGLKGICTTIVTACASANNAIGESFHKIRNSEVDIVISGGTEAAITPISIAGFASMTALSKSTDPERASIPFDAERNGFIMGEGSGVLVLEELEHAKKRNAKIYAEVVGYGSTCDAYHITSPSPGGVEGARAMDIAIKEAGIEAKEVSYINAHGTSTPPNDKTETAAIKKVFGDYAYKIPVSSTKSMTGHLLGAAGAVEAIVSVKALQDGCVPPTIGLKVKDPECDLDYVTDLGRKADLNYALSNALGFGGHNATILFKKWTGR